A part of Gossypium hirsutum isolate 1008001.06 chromosome A07, Gossypium_hirsutum_v2.1, whole genome shotgun sequence genomic DNA contains:
- the LOC107930847 gene encoding trihelix transcription factor ASIL1 isoform X2, which yields MDGIEPYSFNRHPQYPRSTRTRHVYSYGPDEELDDEEEMELDNEDVDDDNDDDPDVYYHRVKESERFERYPKRQKEIYVLLEVWGNRFLQLGRRSLRGEDWVDIAEKVSDALKSVKNEAQCRRMIDGLKRKFKKEKSKAERMGLNSSKWVFFRKMEMLMGLGSSSFRQQESWLACGVDSGEFVFMNPQVYLDRSNGFDEMRDSPAESEIDDDDDGEEADGGSMKVDVNDEHSLRMLAESVQRFSKIYEKIESSKREHMKELEKMRMDFQKELEVQKKQILEKAQAEIAKMKEEDDDDDDDDDETDDDDDGDDNGDSTENISE from the exons ATGGATGGTATTGAACCCTACTCTTTTAATCGCCATCCGCAATACCCTCGTTCAACCAGAACTCGCCATGTATACAGTTACGGACCAGACGAAGAGCTCGACGATGAAGAAGAAATGGAACTAGATAACGAAGATGTAGATGACGATAACGACGACGACCCAGATGTTTATTACCACCGCGTCAAAGAAAGCGAGCGTTTTGAAAGGTACCCAAAGCGTCAAAAG GAGATTTATGTTCTGTTAGAGGTTTGGGGGAATAGGTTTTTGCAATTAGGGAGGAGGAGTTTGAGAGGTGAAGATTGGGTTGATATAGCTGAGAAAGTTAGTGATGCTTTGAAAAGTGTGAAAAATGAAGCTCAGTGTAGGCGTATGATTGATGGGTTGAAGAGGAAGTTTAAGAAAGAGAAGTCGAAAGCTGAGAGAATGGGGTTGAATTCGAGTAAATGGGTGTTCTTTAGGAAAATGGAGATGTTAATGGGGTTGGGTTCTTCTTCATTTAGGCAACAAGAATCATGGTTGGCTTGTGGAGTTGATTCCGGGGAGTTTGTGTTTATGAATCCGCAAGTTTATTTGGATAGGTCTAATGGTTTCGATGAGATGAGGGATAGTCCCGCAGAGTCGGagatagatgatgatgatgatggagaAGAAGCCGATGGTGGGTCAATGAAAGTGGATGTGAACGATGAGCATTCGTTGAGGATGTTGGCTGAATCAGTGCAGAGGTTCAGTAAGATATACGAGAAGATTGAGAGTAGTAAAAGGGAGCATATGAAGGAGTTGGAGAAGATGAGGATGGATTTTCAGAAGGAGTTGGAAGTACAAAAGAAGCAGATTTTGGAGAAAGCACAAGCAGAGATTGCTAAAATGAAGGAAGAGGATGATGACGACGATGACGATGATGACGagactgatgatgatgatgatggtgacgACAATGGCGATTCGACGGAAAATATCAGCGAATAG
- the LOC107930847 gene encoding trihelix transcription factor ASIL1 isoform X1, which yields MDGIEPYSFNRHPQYPRSTRTRHVYSYGPDEELDDEEEMELDNEDVDDDNDDDPDVYYHRVKESERFERYPKRQKVRTSVPSFQYAPDHRDSLKNAYDWTQQEIYVLLEVWGNRFLQLGRRSLRGEDWVDIAEKVSDALKSVKNEAQCRRMIDGLKRKFKKEKSKAERMGLNSSKWVFFRKMEMLMGLGSSSFRQQESWLACGVDSGEFVFMNPQVYLDRSNGFDEMRDSPAESEIDDDDDGEEADGGSMKVDVNDEHSLRMLAESVQRFSKIYEKIESSKREHMKELEKMRMDFQKELEVQKKQILEKAQAEIAKMKEEDDDDDDDDDETDDDDDGDDNGDSTENISE from the coding sequence ATGGATGGTATTGAACCCTACTCTTTTAATCGCCATCCGCAATACCCTCGTTCAACCAGAACTCGCCATGTATACAGTTACGGACCAGACGAAGAGCTCGACGATGAAGAAGAAATGGAACTAGATAACGAAGATGTAGATGACGATAACGACGACGACCCAGATGTTTATTACCACCGCGTCAAAGAAAGCGAGCGTTTTGAAAGGTACCCAAAGCGTCAAAAGGTGAGAACATCAGTCCCTAGCTTCCAATATGCACCTGACCATAGAGATAGCTTAAAAAATGCCTATGATTGGACCCAACAGGAGATTTATGTTCTGTTAGAGGTTTGGGGGAATAGGTTTTTGCAATTAGGGAGGAGGAGTTTGAGAGGTGAAGATTGGGTTGATATAGCTGAGAAAGTTAGTGATGCTTTGAAAAGTGTGAAAAATGAAGCTCAGTGTAGGCGTATGATTGATGGGTTGAAGAGGAAGTTTAAGAAAGAGAAGTCGAAAGCTGAGAGAATGGGGTTGAATTCGAGTAAATGGGTGTTCTTTAGGAAAATGGAGATGTTAATGGGGTTGGGTTCTTCTTCATTTAGGCAACAAGAATCATGGTTGGCTTGTGGAGTTGATTCCGGGGAGTTTGTGTTTATGAATCCGCAAGTTTATTTGGATAGGTCTAATGGTTTCGATGAGATGAGGGATAGTCCCGCAGAGTCGGagatagatgatgatgatgatggagaAGAAGCCGATGGTGGGTCAATGAAAGTGGATGTGAACGATGAGCATTCGTTGAGGATGTTGGCTGAATCAGTGCAGAGGTTCAGTAAGATATACGAGAAGATTGAGAGTAGTAAAAGGGAGCATATGAAGGAGTTGGAGAAGATGAGGATGGATTTTCAGAAGGAGTTGGAAGTACAAAAGAAGCAGATTTTGGAGAAAGCACAAGCAGAGATTGCTAAAATGAAGGAAGAGGATGATGACGACGATGACGATGATGACGagactgatgatgatgatgatggtgacgACAATGGCGATTCGACGGAAAATATCAGCGAATAG